A single window of Alphaproteobacteria bacterium DNA harbors:
- a CDS encoding class I SAM-dependent methyltransferase, with protein MSQNQGASQEAIQYHYDVGNDFYAPWLGPTMIYSAAIWPDDRRTPCSLEEAQHTKLDWHIEHAGLGRDGRLLDIGCGWGGTMRRAVDSAGIGEAVGLTLSDAQADWIRHHHADRPIAAHVQPWQAYRDPEPFDGIVSIGAFEHFARPEMDRAAKVAHYGEFFRFCADSLKPGGRLALQTIVWMNVAPADEVGNLPLHIFPESNLPHVAEVFEAAAPYFHPMAFHNRPRDYSRTLREWVRGIGEHRDALTAMTDAETVKRYRDGFSGFMVGFERGVIGLTRYGFLKR; from the coding sequence ATGTCCCAGAACCAAGGCGCGTCCCAAGAGGCCATCCAGTATCATTACGACGTCGGCAACGACTTCTACGCCCCATGGCTGGGGCCGACGATGATCTATTCGGCGGCGATCTGGCCGGACGACCGGCGCACGCCCTGCTCGCTGGAAGAGGCCCAGCACACCAAGCTCGACTGGCATATCGAACACGCGGGGCTTGGCCGCGACGGCCGGCTGCTGGATATCGGCTGCGGCTGGGGCGGCACCATGCGCCGGGCCGTCGACAGCGCCGGCATCGGCGAGGCGGTGGGCCTGACCCTCTCCGACGCGCAGGCGGATTGGATCCGGCACCATCACGCGGACCGGCCGATCGCGGCGCATGTGCAGCCCTGGCAGGCCTACCGCGACCCGGAGCCGTTCGACGGCATCGTCTCCATCGGCGCGTTCGAGCACTTCGCCCGGCCGGAAATGGACCGCGCCGCCAAGGTCGCTCACTATGGGGAGTTCTTCCGCTTCTGCGCCGACAGCCTGAAGCCCGGCGGCCGCCTGGCGTTGCAGACCATCGTCTGGATGAATGTGGCGCCCGCGGACGAGGTCGGGAATCTGCCGCTGCACATCTTCCCCGAAAGCAACCTGCCGCACGTGGCCGAGGTGTTCGAGGCGGCGGCCCCTTATTTTCACCCTATGGCCTTCCACAACCGCCCGCGCGACTACAGCCGCACGCTGCGGGAATGGGTGCGCGGCATCGGCGAGCACCGGGACGCCTTGACCGCCATGACCGACGCCGAGACGGTGAAGCGCTACCGCGATGGCTTTTCCGGCTTCATGGTCGGGTTCGAGCGCGGCGTGATCGGGCTGACGCGGTACGGCTTCTTGAAACGGTGA
- a CDS encoding alpha/beta hydrolase, with product MTLSLDSLTLPAGKSVFAIDDPAAEPDQPVRVFAYRPERFAADSPILIVVHGYKRNADRYRDDWVEHAERLGALLLAPEFSQQAFPGPRAYEVGNMRTPDRRQFLPPERWSYGLIERLFDRARAATGSQRPGYWLYGHSAGGQFVHRLALFQADARFEVAIAANAGAYTLARPGERFPYGLDRFPDLEAVQEQGLPRSLVVMVGENDTDVTNAMLLRSEEAMRQGPHRHARGVYFYEDGRAEARRMMIPFGWQLQSVPGVGHSNRGMARAAAEWLVANAGARTHPQG from the coding sequence ATGACTTTGTCCCTCGACAGCCTGACCCTGCCCGCCGGCAAGAGCGTGTTTGCCATCGACGACCCCGCCGCCGAGCCGGATCAACCGGTGCGCGTCTTCGCCTACCGCCCGGAGCGGTTTGCGGCCGACTCGCCGATCCTGATCGTCGTCCACGGCTACAAGCGCAATGCCGACCGCTATCGCGACGACTGGGTCGAACATGCCGAGCGCCTGGGCGCGTTGCTGCTGGCCCCGGAATTCTCGCAACAGGCCTTTCCGGGGCCTCGCGCCTACGAGGTCGGCAATATGCGCACGCCGGATCGGCGCCAGTTTCTGCCGCCGGAGCGCTGGAGCTACGGCCTGATCGAGCGCCTGTTCGACCGTGCGCGCGCGGCGACCGGCTCGCAACGCCCTGGCTACTGGCTCTACGGCCATTCCGCCGGCGGCCAGTTCGTGCATCGGCTGGCCCTGTTCCAGGCGGATGCCCGCTTCGAGGTGGCGATTGCCGCCAATGCCGGCGCCTACACGCTGGCCCGGCCGGGCGAGCGTTTCCCCTATGGCCTCGACCGTTTTCCGGACCTGGAGGCGGTGCAGGAGCAGGGGCTGCCGCGATCCCTGGTCGTCATGGTCGGCGAGAACGACACCGACGTCACCAACGCCATGCTGTTGCGATCGGAAGAGGCGATGCGCCAGGGACCGCACCGCCATGCCCGCGGCGTGTATTTCTACGAGGACGGCCGGGCCGAAGCGCGGCGCATGATGATCCCGTTCGGCTGGCAGTTGCAGAGTGTGCCGGGGGTGGGTCACTCCAATCGCGGCATGGCGCGTGCGGCCGCCGAATGGCTGGTCGCCAACGCGGGCGCCAGGACCCATCCTCAAGGCTAG
- a CDS encoding peptide ABC transporter substrate-binding protein produces MTMLKATAGLALAAAMLATPISGAMAQKYGGTLKIYHRGTPPSGSIHEEATNSTTNPYLAVFNNLVIFDQHVPKNSLDSIRPELATDWSWDEGKTNLTFNLRSGVKWHDGEPFTSADVKCTWDQLLGNVDRKMRLRKNPRKSWYWNLKEITTDGDSKVTFHLGQPQPAFMMLLASGYSPVYPCHVDPKTMRTAPIGTGPFKFVELKQNESVKFVKNPDYWRKDRPYLDEIDWTIIKSRATRVLAFIAGEFDMTYPTDITIPLLKDINEQNPKAVCELAPTNVSRNLIVNRDAPPFNDERIRRAMALTLDRQAFIDILSEGKDDIGGAFLPPPAGNWGMPPEELAKVTGYGDVAKDREEARKLMQEAGYGPDNRLKVVISTRNIAIYRDPAVILIDQLKEIYIDAELKVIETSNWHATVARKDYMVGMNLTGTAVDDPDVVLFEGYSCGSERNYTGYCNKELEDLFHKQSAMTDQEARKHLVWEIDRKLQEDVARPMIFHAKAATCWQPYVHGYTQMINSVYNNTRFEDVWLDK; encoded by the coding sequence ATGACGATGCTCAAAGCGACAGCAGGGCTTGCCTTGGCGGCTGCCATGCTGGCGACACCGATTTCCGGCGCGATGGCCCAGAAATACGGCGGCACGCTGAAAATCTATCACCGGGGCACACCGCCGAGCGGGTCGATCCATGAGGAAGCGACCAACTCGACGACCAACCCCTATCTTGCCGTGTTCAACAATCTGGTGATCTTCGACCAGCATGTTCCGAAGAACAGCCTCGACTCGATCCGGCCGGAACTGGCGACGGATTGGTCCTGGGACGAAGGCAAGACCAACCTGACCTTCAACCTGCGCTCCGGCGTGAAGTGGCACGATGGCGAGCCCTTCACCAGCGCGGACGTGAAATGCACCTGGGACCAGTTGCTCGGCAATGTTGACCGCAAGATGCGGCTGCGGAAGAACCCGCGCAAATCCTGGTACTGGAACCTGAAAGAGATCACCACCGACGGCGACTCCAAGGTCACGTTCCACCTGGGACAGCCGCAGCCGGCCTTCATGATGCTGCTGGCATCGGGCTATTCGCCGGTGTATCCCTGCCATGTCGATCCCAAGACCATGCGCACCGCGCCGATCGGCACCGGGCCGTTCAAATTCGTCGAGCTGAAGCAGAACGAAAGCGTCAAGTTCGTCAAGAACCCCGACTACTGGCGCAAGGACCGTCCGTATCTGGACGAGATCGACTGGACAATCATCAAGAGCCGCGCCACGCGCGTTCTGGCCTTCATCGCCGGCGAGTTCGACATGACCTATCCGACGGATATCACCATTCCGTTGCTGAAGGACATCAACGAACAGAACCCGAAGGCGGTGTGCGAACTGGCGCCGACGAACGTGTCGCGCAACCTGATCGTCAACCGCGACGCGCCGCCCTTTAACGATGAGCGCATTCGCCGCGCCATGGCCCTGACGCTGGACCGGCAGGCGTTTATCGACATCCTGTCGGAAGGCAAGGACGACATCGGCGGTGCCTTCCTGCCGCCGCCGGCCGGCAACTGGGGCATGCCTCCGGAAGAACTGGCCAAGGTGACCGGCTATGGCGACGTCGCCAAGGATCGCGAGGAAGCCCGCAAGCTGATGCAGGAAGCCGGCTACGGTCCGGACAATCGCCTGAAAGTGGTGATCTCCACCCGCAATATCGCGATTTATCGCGACCCGGCGGTCATCCTGATCGACCAGTTGAAGGAAATCTATATCGACGCCGAACTGAAGGTGATCGAGACCTCCAACTGGCATGCCACCGTTGCCCGCAAGGATTATATGGTCGGCATGAACCTGACCGGCACCGCCGTCGACGATCCGGACGTGGTGCTGTTCGAGGGCTATTCCTGCGGTTCCGAACGGAACTATACCGGCTATTGCAACAAGGAGCTTGAAGATCTGTTCCACAAGCAGTCGGCCATGACGGATCAGGAAGCGCGCAAGCATCTGGTCTGGGAAATCGACCGCAAGCTTCAGGAAGACGTCGCCCGTCCGATGATCTTCCATGCCAAGGCGGCGACCTGCTGGCAGCCTTATGTCCATGGCTACACGCAGATGATCAACAGCGTCTACAACAACACCCGGTTCGAAGACGTGTGGCTGGATAAGTAA
- a CDS encoding ABC transporter permease — protein MTSYIIRRLLLMALTLIGMSIIIFIMLRLVPGNIADILFDSAGFIDPHEKALLEQELGLDLPLWQQYWNWISGLVQGDLGYSYVSELPAIEELAPRIPITAKLAVLALAFSVIIGLPLGVISAVKQNTWVDYLVRVFSLSGLSLPSFWLGLLILMAFVAWLGFIPIYTNPPETIWEELWLFSIPAIAVGFRASAIIMRLTRSSMLEVMRQDYIRTARSKGASERVINYKHALRNAVLPVTTIIGIEAAFLIGGLIVTETVFNVPGVARFLVEAIQWRDYPIVQNLVMLIALIVVTVNLIVDLLYAVLDPRIRYS, from the coding sequence GTGACCTCCTATATCATCCGTCGCCTGTTGCTGATGGCCCTGACCCTGATCGGTATGTCCATCATCATTTTCATCATGCTGCGGCTGGTTCCCGGCAATATTGCCGACATTCTGTTCGACTCGGCCGGTTTTATCGACCCGCATGAGAAGGCCCTGCTGGAGCAGGAACTGGGTCTGGACCTGCCTCTGTGGCAGCAATACTGGAACTGGATCAGCGGGCTCGTGCAGGGGGATTTGGGCTATTCTTACGTGTCCGAACTGCCGGCCATCGAGGAATTGGCTCCCCGCATTCCGATCACCGCCAAGCTGGCCGTGCTCGCATTGGCCTTTTCCGTCATCATCGGCCTGCCCCTCGGCGTCATCAGCGCGGTGAAGCAGAACACCTGGGTCGACTATCTGGTCCGCGTGTTTTCGCTGTCCGGCCTGTCGCTGCCCAGCTTCTGGCTCGGCCTGCTGATCCTGATGGCCTTTGTTGCCTGGCTCGGCTTCATCCCGATCTACACCAACCCGCCCGAGACGATTTGGGAGGAGTTGTGGCTGTTCTCGATTCCGGCAATCGCGGTCGGTTTCCGGGCCAGCGCCATCATCATGCGCCTGACCCGCTCCAGCATGCTGGAGGTGATGCGCCAGGATTATATCCGCACCGCCCGCTCCAAGGGCGCGAGCGAGCGCGTCATCAACTACAAGCATGCGCTGCGCAACGCCGTGCTGCCGGTCACCACCATTATCGGCATCGAGGCCGCGTTCCTGATCGGCGGCCTGATCGTGACTGAGACGGTGTTCAACGTCCCCGGTGTCGCGCGGTTCCTGGTGGAGGCCATCCAGTGGCGCGATTACCCGATCGTGCAAAACCTGGTGATGCTGATCGCGTTGATCGTGGTCACCGTCAACCTGATCGTCGACCTGTTGTACGCGGTTCTCGACCCGCGTATCCGCTACAGCTAG